A stretch of the Zerene cesonia ecotype Mississippi chromosome 4, Zerene_cesonia_1.1, whole genome shotgun sequence genome encodes the following:
- the LOC119839618 gene encoding RNA polymerase II elongation factor ELL isoform X2: MAALPAGVQYALSSESSYKENKELVFVKLTDSALKAIEDFIRNNRDRLAKPKIQFLPGNEGKISIPAPSSGNGSSGESTFHFSINSNAEMEGPQGSFECVRSGGARRLESCGPLPRRMRVQANDDSYEATKDRMSRTIAAEQSKCTRVIKPNQTDIGRRVKLRNTHPVFSNGPASLADRIERQERPERPERPERPERPERPERQERHERQDRSDRPERAERAERPDRPERPERPERQERPERVERPAAVPPACRPQPQQQPQSHPAQQQRPPPNPELTRRPIKERLIQLLALKPFKKPELYTTLAREGIKEKERSMVSKILTEITVAKDNCYHLRRHVWNDVNEDWPFYSEEEKRMLKRRKPQNLTPPLSSDSANSLSPRASPGKRGGGPAGAGGASAGAGGAGAAPDDAPAAKKQRISHYRRPSPPSSGYATTSSGERHASDNEDDRTTVKKDNGYTLNFTTIKDLCHSPVKANGFRSSPPVEQTSITEKDITNTEPLDNTALTSVPEENPTDLVEIERQYPPITSSSTRRAYKNEFTALYSEYRALYARVAQVAALFTQLEQQLKRAEPKSPHHRSIEQRIVEEYQRVRNDRAYQSERRRVNYLHRKLNHIKRMVLQYDQLRNLKPERVSAASTTQAY; the protein is encoded by the exons GACAGGTTGGCTAAACCTAAAATACAGTTCCTACCCGGAAATGAGGGG aAAATCTCAATTCCGGCACCATCCAGTGGAAATGGATCGTCGGGCGAATCCACATTTCACTTTAGCATCAATAGCAATGCAGAAATGGAGGGTCCACAG GGTTCGTTCGAATGCGTCAGGAGCGGCGGCGCGCGGAGGCTGGAGTCGTGCGGGCCGCTGCCGAGACGGATGCGGGTGCAGGCCAACGACGACTCGTACGAGGCGACGAAGGACCGCATGTCGAGGACCATTGCTGCGGAACAGAGCAAATG CACTCGCGTAATAAAACCCAACCAAACAGACATCGGAAGACGTGTGAAGCTACGTAATACGCATCCCGTGTTCTCGAACGGGCCCGCGTCACTCGCTGATAGAATAGAACGGCAAGAGAGACCCGAAAGGCCCGAGCGGCCGGAGAGGCCAGAACGGCCCGAAAGACCGGAGCGGCAAGAGCGGCATGAGCGGCAAGACCGTTCCGACAGGCCGGAGCGGGCCGAGCGGGCGGAACGGCCGGACAGGCCGGAGCGGCCCGAGCGGCCGGAGCGTCAGGAGAGGCCCGAGCGGGTGGAGCGGCCCGCAGCGGTGCCGCCCGCGTGCCGCCCGCAGCCCCAGCAGCAGCCGCAGTCGCACCCCGCCCAGCAGCAACGCCCTCCCCCCAACCCCGAGCTTACGAGGCGACCTATCAA AGAAAGacttatacaattattagCACTGAAACCTTTCAAGAAGCCTGAACTATACACGACTCTCGCTCGCG agGGTATCAAAGAGAAGGAAAGAAGTATGGTGAGCAAGATATTGACAGAGATTACGGTGGCGAAAGACAATTGTTACCACTTACGTAGGCACGTGTGGAATGACGTCAATGAAGATTGGCCATTCTATTCGGAAGAAGAGAAACGTATGCTCAAGAG GCGGAAACCTCAAAACCTGACGCCGCCGCTGAGCAGCGATTCGGCGAACTCGCTGTCGCCGCGCGCCTCTCCCGGCAAGCGCGGCGGCGGCCCCGCGGGAGCGGGGGGCGCGAgcgcgggcgcggggggcgccGGCGCCGCGCCCGACGACGCGCCCGCCGCCAAGAAGCAGCGCATCTCGCACTACCGCCGCCCCTCGCCGCCCTCCTCCGGATACGCGACCACCTCGTCGGGCGAGCGGCACGCCTCTGACAACGAGGACGACCGCACCACAG TCAAAAAGGACAATGGCTACACCCTAAACTTCACTACTATTAAGGATCTCTGCCACAGTCCTGTGAAAGCCAATGGCTTTAGAAGTAGTCCACCAGTAGAGCAAACTAGTATCACAG AAAAAGACATCACAAATACGGAACCATTAGACAATACAGCTTTAACGTCTGTGCCTGAAGAAAACCCGACTGATTTGGTAGAAATTGAAAG GCAATACCCGCCGATAACGAGCTCGAGCACGCGGCGCGCGTACAAGAACGAGTTCACGGCGCTGTACAGCGAGTACCGGGCGCTGTACGCGCGCGTGGCGCAGGTGGCCGCGCTCTTCACGCAGCTCGAGCAGCAGCTCAAGCGCGCCGAGCCCAAGTCGCCGCACCACCGG AGCATAGAGCAGCGCATAGTGGAGGAGTACCAGCGCGTGCGCAACGACCGCGCGTACCAGAGCGAGCGGCGGCGCGTCAACTACCTGCACCGCAAGCTCAACCACATCAAGCGGATGGTGCTGCAGTACGACCAGCTG CGCAACCTGAAGCCGGAGCGAGTGTCGGCGGCGAGCACGACGCAAGCGTACTGA
- the LOC119839618 gene encoding RNA polymerase II elongation factor ELL isoform X1, which produces MAALPAGVQYALSSESSYKENKELVFVKLTDSALKAIEDFIRNNRDRLAKPKIQFLPGNEGKISIPAPSSGNGSSGESTFHFSINSNAEMEGPQGSFECVRSGGARRLESCGPLPRRMRVQANDDSYEATKDRMSRTIAAEQSKCTRVIKPNQTDIGRRVKLRNTHPVFSNGPASLADRIERQERPERPERPERPERPERPERQERHERQDRSDRPERAERAERPDRPERPERPERQERPERVERPAAVPPACRPQPQQQPQSHPAQQQRPPPNPELTRRPIKERLIQLLALKPFKKPELYTTLAREGIKEKERSMVSKILTEITVAKDNCYHLRRHVWNDVNEDWPFYSEEEKRMLKRRKPQNLTPPLSSDSANSLSPRASPGKRGGGPAGAGGASAGAGGAGAAPDDAPAAKKQRISHYRRPSPPSSGYATTSSGERHASDNEDDRTTVKKDNGYTLNFTTIKDLCHSPVKANGFRSSPPVEQTSITEKDITNTEPLDNTALTSVPEENPTDLVEIERQYPPITSSSTRRAYKNEFTALYSEYRALYARVAQVAALFTQLEQQLKRAEPKSPHHRSIEQRIVEEYQRVRNDRAYQSERRRVNYLHRKLNHIKRMVLQYDQLSLTHLKDYGDLPVSILRILCMMDMSRK; this is translated from the exons GACAGGTTGGCTAAACCTAAAATACAGTTCCTACCCGGAAATGAGGGG aAAATCTCAATTCCGGCACCATCCAGTGGAAATGGATCGTCGGGCGAATCCACATTTCACTTTAGCATCAATAGCAATGCAGAAATGGAGGGTCCACAG GGTTCGTTCGAATGCGTCAGGAGCGGCGGCGCGCGGAGGCTGGAGTCGTGCGGGCCGCTGCCGAGACGGATGCGGGTGCAGGCCAACGACGACTCGTACGAGGCGACGAAGGACCGCATGTCGAGGACCATTGCTGCGGAACAGAGCAAATG CACTCGCGTAATAAAACCCAACCAAACAGACATCGGAAGACGTGTGAAGCTACGTAATACGCATCCCGTGTTCTCGAACGGGCCCGCGTCACTCGCTGATAGAATAGAACGGCAAGAGAGACCCGAAAGGCCCGAGCGGCCGGAGAGGCCAGAACGGCCCGAAAGACCGGAGCGGCAAGAGCGGCATGAGCGGCAAGACCGTTCCGACAGGCCGGAGCGGGCCGAGCGGGCGGAACGGCCGGACAGGCCGGAGCGGCCCGAGCGGCCGGAGCGTCAGGAGAGGCCCGAGCGGGTGGAGCGGCCCGCAGCGGTGCCGCCCGCGTGCCGCCCGCAGCCCCAGCAGCAGCCGCAGTCGCACCCCGCCCAGCAGCAACGCCCTCCCCCCAACCCCGAGCTTACGAGGCGACCTATCAA AGAAAGacttatacaattattagCACTGAAACCTTTCAAGAAGCCTGAACTATACACGACTCTCGCTCGCG agGGTATCAAAGAGAAGGAAAGAAGTATGGTGAGCAAGATATTGACAGAGATTACGGTGGCGAAAGACAATTGTTACCACTTACGTAGGCACGTGTGGAATGACGTCAATGAAGATTGGCCATTCTATTCGGAAGAAGAGAAACGTATGCTCAAGAG GCGGAAACCTCAAAACCTGACGCCGCCGCTGAGCAGCGATTCGGCGAACTCGCTGTCGCCGCGCGCCTCTCCCGGCAAGCGCGGCGGCGGCCCCGCGGGAGCGGGGGGCGCGAgcgcgggcgcggggggcgccGGCGCCGCGCCCGACGACGCGCCCGCCGCCAAGAAGCAGCGCATCTCGCACTACCGCCGCCCCTCGCCGCCCTCCTCCGGATACGCGACCACCTCGTCGGGCGAGCGGCACGCCTCTGACAACGAGGACGACCGCACCACAG TCAAAAAGGACAATGGCTACACCCTAAACTTCACTACTATTAAGGATCTCTGCCACAGTCCTGTGAAAGCCAATGGCTTTAGAAGTAGTCCACCAGTAGAGCAAACTAGTATCACAG AAAAAGACATCACAAATACGGAACCATTAGACAATACAGCTTTAACGTCTGTGCCTGAAGAAAACCCGACTGATTTGGTAGAAATTGAAAG GCAATACCCGCCGATAACGAGCTCGAGCACGCGGCGCGCGTACAAGAACGAGTTCACGGCGCTGTACAGCGAGTACCGGGCGCTGTACGCGCGCGTGGCGCAGGTGGCCGCGCTCTTCACGCAGCTCGAGCAGCAGCTCAAGCGCGCCGAGCCCAAGTCGCCGCACCACCGG AGCATAGAGCAGCGCATAGTGGAGGAGTACCAGCGCGTGCGCAACGACCGCGCGTACCAGAGCGAGCGGCGGCGCGTCAACTACCTGCACCGCAAGCTCAACCACATCAAGCGGATGGTGCTGCAGTACGACCAGCTG TCTCTAACACATTTAAAGGACTACGGAGACTTGCCAGTAAGTATTCTGCGAATTCTCTGTATGATGGATATGAGTAGAAAATAG
- the LOC119839618 gene encoding RNA polymerase II elongation factor ELL2 isoform X3, whose product MEGPQGSFECVRSGGARRLESCGPLPRRMRVQANDDSYEATKDRMSRTIAAEQSKCTRVIKPNQTDIGRRVKLRNTHPVFSNGPASLADRIERQERPERPERPERPERPERPERQERHERQDRSDRPERAERAERPDRPERPERPERQERPERVERPAAVPPACRPQPQQQPQSHPAQQQRPPPNPELTRRPIKERLIQLLALKPFKKPELYTTLAREGIKEKERSMVSKILTEITVAKDNCYHLRRHVWNDVNEDWPFYSEEEKRMLKRRKPQNLTPPLSSDSANSLSPRASPGKRGGGPAGAGGASAGAGGAGAAPDDAPAAKKQRISHYRRPSPPSSGYATTSSGERHASDNEDDRTTVKKDNGYTLNFTTIKDLCHSPVKANGFRSSPPVEQTSITEKDITNTEPLDNTALTSVPEENPTDLVEIERQYPPITSSSTRRAYKNEFTALYSEYRALYARVAQVAALFTQLEQQLKRAEPKSPHHRSIEQRIVEEYQRVRNDRAYQSERRRVNYLHRKLNHIKRMVLQYDQLSLTHLKDYGDLPVSILRILCMMDMSRK is encoded by the exons ATGGAGGGTCCACAG GGTTCGTTCGAATGCGTCAGGAGCGGCGGCGCGCGGAGGCTGGAGTCGTGCGGGCCGCTGCCGAGACGGATGCGGGTGCAGGCCAACGACGACTCGTACGAGGCGACGAAGGACCGCATGTCGAGGACCATTGCTGCGGAACAGAGCAAATG CACTCGCGTAATAAAACCCAACCAAACAGACATCGGAAGACGTGTGAAGCTACGTAATACGCATCCCGTGTTCTCGAACGGGCCCGCGTCACTCGCTGATAGAATAGAACGGCAAGAGAGACCCGAAAGGCCCGAGCGGCCGGAGAGGCCAGAACGGCCCGAAAGACCGGAGCGGCAAGAGCGGCATGAGCGGCAAGACCGTTCCGACAGGCCGGAGCGGGCCGAGCGGGCGGAACGGCCGGACAGGCCGGAGCGGCCCGAGCGGCCGGAGCGTCAGGAGAGGCCCGAGCGGGTGGAGCGGCCCGCAGCGGTGCCGCCCGCGTGCCGCCCGCAGCCCCAGCAGCAGCCGCAGTCGCACCCCGCCCAGCAGCAACGCCCTCCCCCCAACCCCGAGCTTACGAGGCGACCTATCAA AGAAAGacttatacaattattagCACTGAAACCTTTCAAGAAGCCTGAACTATACACGACTCTCGCTCGCG agGGTATCAAAGAGAAGGAAAGAAGTATGGTGAGCAAGATATTGACAGAGATTACGGTGGCGAAAGACAATTGTTACCACTTACGTAGGCACGTGTGGAATGACGTCAATGAAGATTGGCCATTCTATTCGGAAGAAGAGAAACGTATGCTCAAGAG GCGGAAACCTCAAAACCTGACGCCGCCGCTGAGCAGCGATTCGGCGAACTCGCTGTCGCCGCGCGCCTCTCCCGGCAAGCGCGGCGGCGGCCCCGCGGGAGCGGGGGGCGCGAgcgcgggcgcggggggcgccGGCGCCGCGCCCGACGACGCGCCCGCCGCCAAGAAGCAGCGCATCTCGCACTACCGCCGCCCCTCGCCGCCCTCCTCCGGATACGCGACCACCTCGTCGGGCGAGCGGCACGCCTCTGACAACGAGGACGACCGCACCACAG TCAAAAAGGACAATGGCTACACCCTAAACTTCACTACTATTAAGGATCTCTGCCACAGTCCTGTGAAAGCCAATGGCTTTAGAAGTAGTCCACCAGTAGAGCAAACTAGTATCACAG AAAAAGACATCACAAATACGGAACCATTAGACAATACAGCTTTAACGTCTGTGCCTGAAGAAAACCCGACTGATTTGGTAGAAATTGAAAG GCAATACCCGCCGATAACGAGCTCGAGCACGCGGCGCGCGTACAAGAACGAGTTCACGGCGCTGTACAGCGAGTACCGGGCGCTGTACGCGCGCGTGGCGCAGGTGGCCGCGCTCTTCACGCAGCTCGAGCAGCAGCTCAAGCGCGCCGAGCCCAAGTCGCCGCACCACCGG AGCATAGAGCAGCGCATAGTGGAGGAGTACCAGCGCGTGCGCAACGACCGCGCGTACCAGAGCGAGCGGCGGCGCGTCAACTACCTGCACCGCAAGCTCAACCACATCAAGCGGATGGTGCTGCAGTACGACCAGCTG TCTCTAACACATTTAAAGGACTACGGAGACTTGCCAGTAAGTATTCTGCGAATTCTCTGTATGATGGATATGAGTAGAAAATAG